In Mucilaginibacter celer, one DNA window encodes the following:
- a CDS encoding LytR/AlgR family response regulator transcription factor: MKIVIIEDEIKAARSLANLINKLRPEARVVAQLQSVEAAVDYLTNSEHPDLIFMDIQLSDGLSFEIFKHTEIKAPVIFCTAYGEYSMEAIKANGVDYLLKPFSGDDLQKALEKVESFKNFFQQSTRPDLDALLNKLGQDEGKKSFLVFKHNKYTTVQTEQIAFIYIRNDSPSIMTFQQQEYALDQSMDQIQNMLSAKQFFRLNRQYLVNFSAIKEVEHYFGRKLFVKLTIPSPGQLLIGKEKSGSFLSWLENR; this comes from the coding sequence ATGAAAATAGTAATTATTGAGGATGAGATAAAAGCGGCCAGATCGCTGGCAAACCTCATCAATAAGTTAAGACCTGAAGCACGCGTGGTAGCGCAATTGCAAAGTGTTGAAGCCGCGGTAGATTACCTGACTAACAGCGAGCACCCCGACCTGATATTTATGGATATCCAGCTTTCGGACGGGCTGTCGTTCGAGATTTTTAAACACACAGAAATTAAAGCGCCGGTTATATTTTGCACCGCCTACGGCGAGTACTCGATGGAAGCTATTAAGGCCAATGGGGTTGATTACCTGTTGAAACCATTCTCTGGAGATGATTTGCAGAAAGCGCTTGAAAAAGTAGAAAGTTTTAAAAACTTTTTCCAACAAAGCACCCGCCCCGATCTGGATGCCCTGCTGAACAAACTTGGGCAGGACGAGGGTAAGAAAAGCTTCCTGGTTTTTAAGCACAATAAATACACCACCGTACAAACCGAGCAGATAGCGTTTATTTACATCCGTAACGACTCGCCCTCCATCATGACCTTTCAGCAGCAGGAATACGCGCTCGATCAATCGATGGATCAGATCCAGAACATGCTCTCGGCCAAACAATTTTTCAGGCTTAACCGACAGTACCTGGTTAATTTCAGCGCCATAAAAGAGGTTGAACATTACTTTGGGCGGAAATTGTTTGTTAAGCTTACTATACCCAGCCCGGGGCAATTGCTTATTGGTAAGGAAAAATCGGGTAGTTTTTTGAGTTGGTTGGAGAACAGGTAA
- a CDS encoding FecR family protein, which yields MDEANKAYFVQILKKYRLGEATNEEIKFLESYYNLFDLNDDLITDDNDADYLHLKNAIKANIDQKIAQYEKKPLTMPSKYGWAKYAVAASILLFAAVGTYFFTRNNHKADKLIANNYKSIKPGSNKATLTLAGGKTITLDDSVSGQIARQAGVIITKYANGQIVYKTAEPSGEVFQNTITTPNGGQYRVILPDGTNVWLNAASSLTYPTAFKGTGRLVTLTGEGYFEVVKNKAMPFRVHSAGQTVEVLGTHFNINAYADEALVKTTLLEGSVKVSSAANSAVIVPGQQAQLAAGGAGAIRLQQVDTEKEVAWKNGVFSFADEDLRTVMRQISRWYDIDVVYEGKIPDEKFFGEISRGSNLADVFKILELNNIKFEVDGKIVKVSYSK from the coding sequence ATGGACGAGGCGAATAAAGCATATTTTGTACAGATACTAAAAAAATACAGGCTTGGTGAAGCTACGAACGAGGAAATTAAATTTCTCGAATCGTACTACAACCTGTTTGATTTAAATGATGATTTAATTACCGATGACAACGACGCCGATTATTTGCACCTGAAAAACGCGATAAAGGCCAACATCGATCAAAAAATAGCGCAATACGAAAAAAAGCCGCTTACTATGCCATCAAAGTATGGCTGGGCAAAATACGCGGTAGCGGCCTCAATACTTTTATTTGCTGCTGTGGGTACTTACTTTTTTACCCGCAATAACCATAAGGCTGATAAACTTATAGCTAATAATTACAAAAGCATAAAACCGGGCAGCAATAAGGCTACCCTCACCCTGGCGGGGGGCAAAACTATCACGCTTGATGATTCGGTTAGCGGGCAAATCGCGCGGCAGGCCGGCGTTATTATTACCAAATACGCCAACGGACAAATTGTTTACAAAACCGCCGAGCCATCGGGCGAGGTGTTTCAAAACACAATAACCACACCCAACGGCGGCCAGTACAGGGTGATCCTGCCCGATGGTACCAATGTTTGGCTCAACGCGGCATCGTCATTAACCTATCCAACAGCTTTTAAAGGTACCGGGCGTTTGGTTACGCTTACCGGCGAGGGTTATTTTGAGGTGGTTAAAAATAAAGCAATGCCTTTCAGGGTGCACTCGGCCGGGCAAACGGTTGAGGTATTGGGCACCCACTTCAATATCAATGCCTATGCCGATGAAGCGCTTGTTAAAACAACGCTGCTGGAAGGTTCGGTAAAAGTGAGTTCGGCGGCTAATTCGGCAGTGATTGTTCCGGGGCAGCAGGCCCAGCTGGCAGCTGGTGGGGCAGGAGCTATCCGCCTACAGCAGGTAGATACCGAAAAAGAGGTAGCCTGGAAAAACGGCGTATTTTCATTTGCAGATGAGGATCTCCGTACGGTAATGAGGCAAATCAGCCGGTGGTATGATATCGATGTGGTTTACGAAGGAAAGATCCCCGATGAAAAATTTTTCGGCGAAATCTCGCGCGGCAGCAACCTTGCCGATGTATTTAAGATCCTCGAGCTGAACAACATAAAGTTTGAGGTTGATGGCAAAATAGTAAAGGTATCCTACAGTAAATAA
- a CDS encoding VIT domain-containing protein, giving the protein MKRLISFPLFALMAAVLMVQPALAQSPQLTVDGKSNNGVKLQQLKIDVAIYGNVSRTTWQMTFVNTTPRILEGTLTFPLKDGISVSRYALDINGKMREAVPVDRGKGTVTFEAIERRRVDPGLLEKVEGNAFRTRIYPINPNSTRTVIIGYEEEIHLGDKGNLKFSLPLNVKDTVEKFLLNASVIQSADAPVAEGEGDALHFDNHHNTYSASLAKSSYMPNHPLSFLIPKPTDAGEVMIQAQGNKYYYFINTQLQAKAIGKPMPHRIGLLWDASLSGANRDIKKDLALLDAYLKKVNNADVVLTTFSNTILNTKTYTVNNGNWSDLRNVLEHITYDGATNLGNINLNPYNADEFLLMSDGHQTFGEKTLKLINKPVYCINSSAVADYSNLKLIALKTHGEMIDLGADDTDKALVKLTTRPLHFIGIKAEAGVEENYPSLPVAVGNTFSVAGITRNPNQTLTLQYGYDNKVSLEKQVTLDLAANAVEGVDVAKLWGQKKISELDINYEANRQEIESLGKRFGIVTRNTSLIVLENIDDYIRYEIEPPAELQEQYNAIMKQRGPVEKPQRENLSTSIAMQTQLGQWWDKETEVKEQPKPQPQVQPDANRKARNRRTKTNGQEPPAVAEMQVRGSANANVADRVAEPAAPTGNQLAEVVVVGYGVQRKVSVTGSVTTISPASVDNALAGRVAGVTATPSQGATGANSQVNVRGVNSITGAPPLYIVDGVAVSNINSINPNNVASINILKDASATALYGARAANGVVVINTNGSRRAVADTVANSSPVQNGGINVAYNPVTADYLKIIQKTAKAAQYQKYIELRTSFSSNPVYYFDVADYFIKTGNAELGRRILSNLAELDLGSYELYKMLGYKLKQLGDVDGELFAFKKVTELRPLDPQSFRDYGWALEDAGQHQKALDVLYTAMTKSYNPDADGLYKGIEEVFLPEINRIIALNKGKLNLTGIDKKLIKAMPVDVRIVMDWNMNNTDIDLWVTDPNNEKCFYSHNRTEIGGRISRDMTQGLGPEQFLLKKAIPGTYKIEINYYGDRQATIAGPTTIMAEMFTHYGTPQEKKEIIVLQMKKDANGAVYIGDLDFKPEGKEVAAR; this is encoded by the coding sequence ATGAAAAGACTGATTTCCTTTCCCCTTTTTGCATTGATGGCGGCTGTACTCATGGTACAGCCTGCCTTAGCCCAAAGTCCGCAGCTTACTGTTGATGGTAAAAGCAACAACGGCGTAAAGCTGCAGCAGTTAAAAATTGATGTGGCTATTTATGGTAACGTAAGCCGCACCACCTGGCAAATGACCTTTGTAAACACCACCCCGCGTATTTTAGAAGGTACATTAACCTTTCCGCTAAAGGATGGCATAAGTGTAAGCCGCTACGCGCTGGATATAAACGGAAAAATGCGCGAAGCCGTACCGGTAGACAGGGGCAAGGGCACCGTAACCTTCGAGGCTATTGAACGCCGCCGCGTTGATCCCGGTTTGCTGGAGAAAGTAGAAGGCAATGCATTCCGCACCCGTATTTATCCTATCAATCCTAACAGTACCCGCACCGTAATTATTGGTTACGAAGAGGAGATCCATTTAGGCGATAAAGGAAACCTGAAATTTAGCCTGCCCTTAAATGTGAAGGATACGGTGGAGAAATTTTTGTTGAATGCCTCGGTTATTCAAAGTGCCGATGCCCCTGTAGCTGAAGGGGAGGGGGATGCTTTACATTTCGATAATCACCACAATACGTATTCGGCCTCACTGGCTAAAAGCAGCTATATGCCCAATCATCCCTTATCATTTCTGATCCCTAAGCCAACTGATGCCGGCGAGGTAATGATCCAGGCGCAGGGCAATAAATACTATTATTTTATCAATACCCAATTGCAGGCGAAGGCCATTGGCAAACCCATGCCGCACCGCATAGGGCTGTTGTGGGATGCCTCGTTAAGTGGTGCCAACCGCGATATTAAAAAAGACCTGGCCCTGCTTGATGCTTACTTAAAAAAGGTGAACAATGCCGATGTGGTGCTCACAACCTTTAGCAATACCATTTTAAATACAAAAACCTATACGGTTAATAACGGCAACTGGTCTGATTTAAGGAATGTGCTCGAACATATTACTTATGACGGCGCTACCAACCTGGGTAATATTAACCTGAACCCATATAATGCCGACGAGTTTTTGCTGATGAGCGACGGCCACCAAACTTTTGGCGAAAAAACATTAAAGTTGATCAATAAACCCGTTTATTGCATCAATTCATCAGCCGTGGCCGATTACAGCAACCTGAAGCTCATCGCCCTCAAAACCCACGGCGAAATGATTGATCTGGGTGCCGATGATACCGATAAAGCCCTCGTTAAGCTTACCACCCGTCCCCTGCATTTTATAGGCATTAAGGCTGAAGCCGGTGTTGAGGAAAATTACCCGTCGTTGCCGGTGGCTGTGGGCAATACCTTTTCGGTGGCAGGCATTACCCGTAATCCTAATCAAACGCTTACCCTGCAATACGGTTATGATAACAAAGTGAGCCTTGAAAAACAGGTAACGCTTGATTTGGCCGCCAACGCTGTTGAAGGTGTGGATGTTGCCAAACTTTGGGGGCAGAAAAAGATCAGCGAGCTGGATATCAATTACGAGGCCAACCGCCAGGAGATAGAATCGTTAGGTAAGCGTTTTGGCATCGTTACCCGCAACACCTCACTCATCGTATTAGAAAACATCGACGATTATATCCGGTACGAAATTGAACCTCCTGCCGAATTACAGGAGCAATACAATGCCATTATGAAACAACGCGGCCCGGTTGAAAAACCTCAGCGCGAAAACCTCAGCACCTCAATCGCGATGCAAACGCAGCTTGGGCAATGGTGGGATAAAGAAACCGAAGTTAAAGAGCAACCTAAACCACAACCCCAGGTTCAGCCCGACGCCAATAGAAAAGCCCGAAACCGCAGAACAAAAACAAATGGGCAGGAGCCACCCGCAGTGGCCGAAATGCAGGTAAGGGGTAGTGCTAACGCTAATGTGGCTGATAGAGTGGCCGAACCTGCCGCGCCAACCGGAAACCAGCTTGCCGAGGTTGTGGTAGTTGGTTACGGTGTACAAAGAAAAGTATCTGTAACCGGTTCGGTAACTACCATTAGCCCTGCATCGGTTGACAATGCATTGGCAGGCCGGGTGGCAGGTGTCACAGCAACTCCTTCGCAGGGCGCAACAGGAGCTAATAGCCAGGTGAATGTGCGCGGTGTTAACAGCATAACAGGTGCCCCGCCTTTATATATTGTGGATGGCGTGGCCGTAAGTAATATTAATAGTATCAACCCAAATAATGTTGCCTCAATAAACATTTTGAAGGATGCAAGCGCCACGGCATTGTACGGTGCAAGGGCTGCTAACGGTGTAGTGGTGATCAATACCAATGGCAGCAGGCGCGCTGTGGCGGATACGGTTGCAAATAGCAGCCCGGTGCAAAATGGTGGCATTAATGTTGCCTATAACCCTGTAACTGCCGATTATTTAAAAATCATTCAAAAAACAGCCAAAGCCGCACAGTATCAAAAATATATTGAGCTCCGCACATCGTTTAGCAGCAATCCGGTTTACTATTTTGATGTGGCCGATTATTTTATAAAAACCGGTAATGCCGAACTGGGCAGGCGCATCCTGAGCAACCTGGCCGAACTTGACCTGGGCAGCTACGAACTATACAAAATGCTGGGCTATAAATTAAAACAACTGGGCGATGTAGATGGCGAACTGTTTGCCTTTAAAAAAGTAACCGAACTGCGCCCGCTCGATCCGCAAAGCTTCCGCGATTATGGTTGGGCCCTGGAAGATGCCGGCCAGCATCAAAAAGCGCTTGATGTATTGTATACGGCCATGACCAAAAGCTATAACCCTGATGCCGACGGTTTGTACAAAGGCATCGAGGAAGTGTTTTTACCAGAAATAAACCGCATTATTGCCCTTAATAAAGGCAAGCTGAACCTAACCGGCATTGATAAAAAGCTGATTAAGGCCATGCCGGTTGATGTGCGGATAGTGATGGACTGGAACATGAACAATACTGATATTGACCTTTGGGTAACCGACCCCAATAACGAAAAATGTTTTTACAGCCATAACCGCACCGAAATTGGCGGCCGCATCTCGCGCGATATGACGCAGGGTTTAGGTCCTGAGCAGTTCTTGCTGAAAAAAGCAATTCCCGGTACTTATAAAATAGAGATCAATTACTATGGAGACAGGCAGGCTACCATTGCCGGCCCAACCACCATTATGGCCGAAATGTTTACCCACTACGGCACCCCGCAGGAAAAGAAGGAGATTATTGTGCTGCAAATGAAAAAAGATGCAAACGGCGCGGTATACATCGGCGATCTGGATTTTAAGCCGGAAGGGAAGGAAGTGGCTGCAAGGTAA
- a CDS encoding sensor histidine kinase has protein sequence MTKQTFKISNKVIWISSLFLGAMMALPKMAQMHFNPYEALVDSGITALFALFTWYYNIKTLPAYSSRDVANGFSTPILIKNLLLGIVVMFVLACIQQFLMTHLNFGPTMLMFEVRGILVNVMFYMFIHLLYQNYHNQQVGIELERIKGDNLGAQYELLKQQVNPHFLFNSLNTLKYMVESEDKHSVDFILKLSDFYRFTLESRKLDVITLAEELNILNSYLFLLKARFEEGIELSINVDPKYNKTSIPPFTLQLLVENCIKHNVVSLDKPLHIRIYSENDFLVVENQLQLKRSSETSTGIGLQNIIDRYSHLANKNIEILPTATMFTIKLPLIHENSNY, from the coding sequence ATGACAAAACAAACGTTTAAAATCTCGAATAAAGTAATTTGGATCAGTTCCCTGTTTTTGGGTGCAATGATGGCCCTGCCTAAAATGGCCCAAATGCATTTTAACCCTTACGAAGCACTGGTAGATTCGGGCATAACTGCTTTGTTCGCGCTGTTTACCTGGTATTACAATATCAAAACGCTGCCCGCTTACTCATCCCGCGATGTGGCCAATGGCTTCTCGACACCTATTTTAATCAAAAATTTGCTTTTGGGGATTGTGGTGATGTTTGTATTAGCCTGCATTCAGCAGTTTTTGATGACACACCTTAACTTCGGCCCCACCATGCTGATGTTTGAGGTGCGGGGGATTTTGGTAAACGTAATGTTTTACATGTTTATCCACCTTTTGTATCAAAACTATCATAACCAGCAGGTAGGCATCGAACTGGAGCGTATTAAAGGTGATAATCTGGGTGCCCAGTACGAGTTGTTGAAGCAACAGGTTAACCCTCATTTTTTGTTTAACAGCCTCAACACTTTAAAATATATGGTGGAGAGTGAGGATAAACACAGCGTTGATTTCATTTTAAAGCTCTCAGATTTTTACCGCTTTACCCTCGAGAGCCGCAAGCTGGACGTAATCACGCTTGCCGAAGAATTGAACATCTTAAACTCCTACCTGTTTTTGCTGAAAGCACGTTTTGAAGAAGGAATTGAACTTTCAATAAATGTAGACCCGAAGTATAACAAAACCAGCATTCCCCCTTTCACACTGCAATTGCTGGTTGAAAATTGTATCAAACACAATGTGGTATCGTTAGATAAGCCTTTGCACATCCGGATCTACTCGGAAAACGATTTCCTGGTTGTTGAAAACCAGCTTCAGCTAAAGCGCAGTTCAGAAACTTCCACTGGTATAGGGCTTCAGAATATTATTGATAGATACAGCCATCTGGCCAATAAAAACATAGAGATTTTGCCTACCGCCACCATGTTCACCATTAAACTACCTCTTATTCATGAAAATAGTAATTATTGA
- a CDS encoding RNA polymerase sigma factor: MAYNELYIDNDAELLSLLSGGDKGAFDALYNKYWKQVYNAAYKRLNDAERAQDIAQDVFVQLWTRESKSTIENLPAYLMVAARNGVFKYMEKESRYAQLPDTAHEIESPLGRADANVLHDEFLKAFNDLIETLPPQQRLIFNLRFNEGLSSQEIADQLQISPKTVRNQMGKALATLRRSLFLLHVLLYFYQKGW, encoded by the coding sequence ATGGCCTATAACGAACTATACATTGATAACGATGCCGAACTGCTGTCGCTTTTAAGCGGGGGCGATAAAGGGGCATTTGATGCCTTGTATAACAAGTACTGGAAACAGGTTTATAACGCGGCCTATAAAAGGCTTAACGATGCCGAGCGGGCGCAGGATATAGCCCAGGATGTATTTGTACAACTGTGGACGAGGGAATCAAAATCGACCATCGAAAACCTGCCTGCCTATTTAATGGTGGCCGCCCGCAACGGCGTGTTTAAATACATGGAAAAGGAATCGAGGTATGCCCAGCTACCCGATACTGCCCACGAAATTGAAAGTCCCCTTGGCCGGGCCGATGCCAATGTATTGCATGATGAGTTTTTGAAGGCTTTTAATGATTTGATAGAAACGCTGCCTCCGCAGCAACGCCTTATATTCAATTTACGCTTCAACGAAGGCCTCTCGAGCCAGGAAATAGCCGATCAGCTGCAAATTTCGCCCAAAACTGTGCGTAACCAAATGGGCAAAGCACTTGCTACCCTCCGCAGGTCGCTGTTTTTACTTCATGTGCTGCTTTATTTCTATCAAAAAGGTTGGTAA
- a CDS encoding organic hydroperoxide resistance protein, whose product METSNSTIENKKVLYTGKTHTTGGRDGAAKSTDGRLDLKLSSPGTSGLGTNPEQLLAAGWSACFIGAMGLAAAQKKVRIPADAAVDAEVDLVLTNGAYSLQARLNINLPGLDRELARELAEAAHNTCPYSKALKGNIDITLNIA is encoded by the coding sequence ATGGAAACTTCAAATAGCACCATCGAAAACAAAAAAGTATTATACACAGGTAAAACCCACACAACCGGGGGCCGCGACGGAGCCGCAAAAAGCACCGACGGTCGTTTGGATCTTAAATTATCAAGCCCCGGAACTTCAGGTTTGGGTACCAACCCAGAGCAGTTATTGGCAGCCGGCTGGTCGGCTTGTTTTATCGGCGCAATGGGTTTGGCCGCCGCACAAAAGAAAGTAAGGATCCCTGCCGATGCAGCTGTTGATGCCGAGGTTGACCTGGTACTTACCAACGGCGCTTACTCTTTACAAGCCCGCCTTAACATCAACCTGCCAGGCCTCGACCGCGAGCTTGCCCGCGAACTTGCCGAAGCTGCGCACAACACCTGTCCGTACTCAAAAGCATTAAAAGGCAATATTGATATAACGCTTAATATCGCTTAA
- a CDS encoding DUF1223 domain-containing protein, whose product MKAITTSILACITGAMALTACGQQPKPTDTIAKPDGFAVLELFTSEGCSSCPPADEAIAAVQKATEGKPVYILAYHVDYWNTLGWKDRYSNADFSKRQRRYGDLLNAQVYTPQLVVNGAAEFVGSDVGAISSALSNQLSVAPTPNLTLQLSQTGETVNIHYKATQPAKGSSLQIAIVQKNAQTRVERGENAGHTLSHVQIVRKLQTVNFNATGEGDVQIALPKELNGQAWEVIVLVQDQNTGKIWGAAKAGLDNSIAGK is encoded by the coding sequence ATGAAAGCTATAACCACATCAATACTTGCCTGCATTACCGGGGCAATGGCATTAACCGCCTGCGGACAGCAGCCCAAACCTACCGATACCATTGCCAAACCCGATGGCTTTGCCGTGCTGGAACTGTTCACCTCCGAAGGCTGCTCAAGCTGTCCGCCCGCCGATGAGGCCATTGCCGCAGTACAAAAAGCCACCGAAGGCAAACCCGTATACATCCTGGCCTACCATGTTGATTACTGGAACACCCTCGGCTGGAAAGATAGGTACAGCAATGCCGATTTTTCGAAAAGGCAACGCCGCTACGGCGACCTGCTTAATGCCCAGGTATATACCCCGCAGCTGGTAGTAAACGGTGCCGCAGAATTTGTAGGATCAGACGTGGGGGCTATCAGCAGCGCGCTTTCCAATCAATTATCGGTTGCGCCCACACCCAACCTTACGTTACAGCTGAGCCAAACCGGCGAAACGGTGAACATACACTACAAAGCCACCCAACCTGCAAAAGGCAGTAGTTTGCAAATAGCCATCGTACAAAAAAATGCCCAAACCAGGGTTGAGCGCGGCGAAAATGCCGGGCATACCCTATCGCACGTGCAAATTGTGCGTAAGCTGCAAACTGTAAACTTTAATGCCACCGGAGAAGGAGATGTCCAGATAGCCCTGCCTAAAGAACTTAACGGCCAGGCCTGGGAGGTGATAGTGTTGGTACAGGATCAAAACACCGGCAAAATTTGGGGCGCAGCTAAAGCCGGATTGGATAATAGCATAGCCGGTAAATGA
- a CDS encoding alpha/beta fold hydrolase — MKTTTNHIRRFFATVAFIAGSLFIANAQTAANTTAPDPFKNIKQINAGELNVGYVDAGPAKGPVVLLLHGWPYDIYSYADVVPLLTQKGYRVIVPYLRGYGSTRFLSDTTFRNGQQSVFATDMIALLDALKIKKAIVAGYDWGARTADILAALWPERFKALVSVSGYLIVNREMNQQPLAPKAELGWWYQYYFATARGEAGYGANRNDFNKLIWKLASPKWNFDDATYNRSASAFNNPDHVAIVIHNYRWRLSLAKGDAKYDEIENKLAAGPVISIPTVTISSDFDGAAKDGAAYAKKFTGKYDHKILDGIGHDVPQEAPQAFADAIVEADGLAK, encoded by the coding sequence ATGAAAACTACCACTAATCATATCCGCCGCTTTTTTGCAACTGTTGCATTTATAGCTGGCTCACTTTTTATCGCCAACGCACAAACAGCCGCTAATACAACTGCGCCCGATCCTTTCAAAAATATTAAACAAATTAATGCCGGCGAACTGAATGTTGGTTATGTAGATGCCGGCCCGGCAAAAGGTCCGGTGGTACTGCTGCTGCATGGCTGGCCTTATGATATTTACAGCTATGCCGATGTGGTGCCCCTGCTTACCCAAAAGGGCTACCGGGTAATTGTACCCTATCTAAGGGGTTACGGCTCAACCCGCTTTTTATCCGACACCACTTTCCGCAACGGGCAGCAATCCGTTTTCGCTACCGATATGATTGCCCTGCTCGACGCCCTCAAAATAAAAAAGGCCATAGTTGCCGGTTACGACTGGGGTGCCCGCACCGCCGATATCCTGGCCGCCCTTTGGCCCGAACGCTTTAAAGCCCTGGTATCTGTAAGCGGCTATCTCATAGTAAACCGCGAAATGAACCAGCAGCCCTTAGCACCTAAAGCCGAACTGGGCTGGTGGTATCAATATTACTTTGCCACCGCCCGCGGCGAAGCCGGCTACGGTGCCAACCGCAACGATTTTAACAAGCTGATCTGGAAACTGGCATCACCAAAATGGAATTTTGACGATGCCACCTACAACCGCTCGGCCTCAGCTTTTAACAACCCCGATCATGTAGCCATCGTGATTCACAATTACCGCTGGAGGTTAAGCCTGGCCAAGGGTGATGCTAAATATGATGAAATTGAAAATAAACTGGCCGCCGGCCCGGTAATCAGTATCCCAACCGTTACCATCAGCAGTGATTTTGATGGTGCCGCGAAAGACGGCGCTGCTTATGCTAAAAAATTCACAGGCAAATACGATCATAAAATTTTAGACGGCATTGGTCACGATGTGCCGCAGGAAGCTCCGCAGGCATTTGCTGATGCCATTGTTGAGGCTGATGGGTTGGCTAAGTAA
- a CDS encoding epoxide hydrolase family protein, with amino-acid sequence MKTYKNILNKMIAGAFVLFTSTAFAQTTPAADAIRPFHVNVPESALTDLRQRISATRWPDQETVTDRTQGVKLNQIQNLVKYWGTDYDWRKAEAKLNALPQFITNIDGLDIHFIHLRSKNPNALPIIITHGWPGSVFELLKIVGPLTDPEAYCGKASDAFDVVIPSMPGYGFSEKPKTTGWDPDRIGKAWDVLMKRLGYKNYIAQGGDWGSVIADAMGRQKFSGLIGIHINMPATVPAEVAKLLNSGAPAPANLSVKEKAAYKSLSYLYTKGAGYAGIMVTRPQTIGYSLSDSPVGLAAFFLDKFNDWTYSGGNAEKVLTKDEILDDITLYWLTNTGNSSAQLYWENNNNNFNAIEQHTHEITVPVAVSVFPGEIYQAPKTWAARAYPKLIYFNEASNGGHFAQWEQPQIFAEELRAAFKTLR; translated from the coding sequence ATGAAAACTTATAAAAACATCCTTAATAAAATGATTGCCGGAGCTTTCGTTTTATTCACATCTACCGCATTTGCACAAACAACACCCGCTGCCGATGCTATCCGTCCGTTTCATGTTAACGTTCCCGAATCGGCATTAACCGATCTTCGTCAACGCATCTCGGCAACCCGCTGGCCCGACCAGGAAACCGTAACCGATCGTACCCAAGGTGTAAAGCTCAACCAGATCCAAAACCTTGTAAAATACTGGGGTACCGATTACGATTGGCGCAAGGCCGAAGCCAAGCTGAATGCCCTGCCGCAGTTTATCACCAATATTGATGGGCTTGATATCCACTTTATCCATCTACGTTCAAAAAACCCTAATGCTCTGCCTATCATCATTACCCACGGCTGGCCAGGTTCGGTATTTGAGCTTTTGAAAATTGTTGGTCCGCTTACCGATCCCGAAGCTTATTGCGGTAAGGCATCTGATGCTTTTGATGTGGTGATCCCTTCAATGCCTGGCTATGGTTTTTCTGAAAAACCTAAAACCACAGGCTGGGATCCCGACCGTATAGGCAAAGCCTGGGATGTACTGATGAAACGCCTTGGTTATAAAAACTACATTGCACAAGGTGGCGACTGGGGTTCGGTTATTGCCGATGCTATGGGTCGTCAAAAATTTTCGGGCCTGATCGGCATCCACATAAACATGCCTGCAACTGTACCTGCCGAAGTAGCCAAATTGCTTAACAGCGGTGCACCTGCACCGGCCAATCTGTCGGTAAAAGAAAAGGCTGCTTATAAATCTTTGAGTTATTTATATACCAAAGGTGCCGGTTATGCAGGCATTATGGTAACCCGTCCGCAAACTATAGGCTACAGTTTATCTGATTCGCCTGTTGGTTTGGCCGCTTTCTTTTTAGATAAATTTAACGACTGGACCTACAGCGGTGGTAATGCCGAAAAAGTATTAACCAAAGATGAAATTTTGGATGATATCACCCTGTACTGGTTAACCAATACAGGCAACTCATCAGCACAGCTTTACTGGGAAAATAACAACAACAATTTTAACGCCATTGAGCAACACACACACGAAATTACAGTACCGGTTGCCGTAAGCGTATTCCCCGGCGAGATTTACCAGGCACCAAAAACATGGGCTGCACGTGCCTACCCTAAGCTAATCTATTTTAATGAGGCCAGTAACGGCGGTCACTTTGCCCAATGGGAACAACCTCAAATTTTTGCCGAAGAATTGAGGGCTGCCTTTAAAACATTGCGTTAA